In a genomic window of Colius striatus isolate bColStr4 chromosome 2, bColStr4.1.hap1, whole genome shotgun sequence:
- the ABCC10 gene encoding ATP-binding cassette sub-family C member 10 isoform X2, producing the protein MESILSGLCGTSTEDPLPVWVHGSVGHCFNQLTLNVIPHVILAVVSACFLGTPRSRSEVPHKSGWRCRIAASFILAGLFLADTIPATISQQELGPVYLEVLANGTATLTWLTHGLALLMLCRSIHGSTRGPAILALLTLLPLPSFIITLMWYYQSGIAWSPAHPAASSRFAILCLQLTSLLVYGIGYLFPAAGRQVFLSINSSWQHDQLISEPEISVPDQQRTAEDGESWLSRFFYVWMNPLMKRGYEGKLNQPQDVCVLPRLLQAARVCDHFYSCWQKKAAPRQAEEETVSLTSPILAGGDGSSSALDSLHRARETVRLFSVLHTAFGLRFYSLGLLKLAGNLLSFSGPLLLNLLVNFMESRQEPLRNGVLYALGLFAGSFLGALLRSQFSHEMNKVTLMVRATVISAIYRKALRVGSTSLARFTVGEIVNFMSTDTSRLVNFYLVFHEVWSMPFQFAITLYLLYQQVGVAFLGGLALTLLLVPINKVIANCIMMNNKEMLKHKDTRVKLMTEFLCGIRVIKFYAWEKHFSARINACRAKELQRLRAIKYLDAVCVYLWAALPVVVSIAIFITYVLLGHELTATKVFTALALVGMLILPLNSFPWVLNAALEAKVSLDRIQRFLDLVDQDLEAYYALDNPSGTAAAIEMQGAAFLWTPAEEESTSQPLSTGTLQLYIESLSVRKGMLLGVVGKVGSGKSSLLAAITGELIKQGGRVYVCDLEQGFGLATQEPWIQFTTVRENILFGREYDARLYKEVVEACALSEDLNILPAGDQTEVGENGVTLSGGQKARIALARAVYQEKELYLLDDPLAAVDADVANHLMQKCILGVLKNKTRILCTHRTEFLEKADALLLLDNGRIVKRGTPADILPLVEAFPKFKDMDKKQKAPDEQGQEEVRETEAEESTQTNHLILKEEEKKEGAVAFQVYKAYWLAVGSCMACSILFSLLLMQASRNISDWWLSYWISSISQTANTSVMVCSASSPSPELLLFSIGGLVSPIQALDTSPVPSNGSQDVNFYLIVYGSIAGANSLFTILRAFLFAYGTFHAATVIHDRLLQRALKATVTFFDTTPTGRILNRFSSDLYCVDDSLPFILNIFLFNMYELLGMLVIITYGLPWIALVLLPLAALYFSIQRYYRRTSRELKRLCSITLSPIYTHFSETLSGLSSIRAMRATQRFELENQALLEQNQHCLFASKTAVQWLDIRLQMIGVTVITAIAGIAIIQHQKQLGNPGLVGLALSYALSITNLLSGLISNFTQTETMMVSVERTEEYTTEIPTEPQDKLVQVAADWPSQGLVEFHQVVLAYRAGLPNALDGVTFTVYPGEKVGIVGRTGSGKSTLFLALFRMLELKSGRILLDGIESQLVGLEELRSRLAIIPQDPFLFSGSIRENLDPQGKRTDAELQEVLEQCHLRDAVTQLGGLYGELGEKGKNLSVGQRQLMCLARALLTQAKVLCIDEATASVDQKTDQLLQQTIRQRFADTTVLTIAHRLNTILDSDRVLVMQAGRVAELDSPSRLSQRDGSLFQHLLRSGQQ; encoded by the exons ATGGAGAGCATCCTGTCAGGTTTGTGTGGGACCAGCACAGAAGATCCACTCCCTGTGTGGGTTCACGGCAGTGTTGGCCATTGCTTTAATCAGCTGACATTAAATGTGATTCCTCATGTGATCCTTGCAGTGGTCAGTGCCTGCTTCCTTGGCACTCCAAG ATCTCGCTCTGAGGTGCCTCACAAGTCAGGCTGGAGATGCAGAATTGCTGCCTCCTTCATACTTGCTGGCCTATTCCTTGCTGATACCATCCCAGCCACTATTtctcagcaggagctgggcccTGTGTACCTGGAAGTGCTGGCCAATGGCACTGCCACCCTGACATGGCTCACGCACGGCCTCGCTCTTCTCATGCTCTGCAGGTCCATTCATGGGTCTACCAGGGGCCCTGCTATCCTGGCTCTCCTCACTCTCTTACCCCTGCCTTCCTTCATCATCACACTGATGTGGTACTACCAAAGTGGGATAGCTTGGTCCCCTGCccaccctgctgcctcctccaggTTTGCCATTCTGTGTCTGCAGCTGACCTCTCTGCTCGTGTATGGGATAGGCTacctcttccctgctgctggccgacAAGTCTTCCTCTCCATCAATAGCTCCTGGCAACATGACCAGCTCATCTCAGAGCCAGAGATCTCGGTGCCTGATCAGCAAAGGACAGCAGAAGATGGTGAGAGCTGGCTCTCACGCTTCTTTTATGTTTGGATGAACCCTCTTATGAAACGTGGCTATGAGGGGAAGCTGAACCAGCCGCAGGATGTCTGTGTGCTTCCTCgcctgctccaggctgccagGGTCTGCGATCACTTCTACTCTTGCTGGCAGAAGAAGGCAGCTCCACGCCAAGCAGAGGAGGAGACAGTGTCTCTCACTAGCCCAATCCTTGCTGGAGGTGACGGGAGCAGCAGTGCCCTGGACAGCTTGCACCGTGCCCGGGAGACTGTGCGGCTCTTCTCAGTCCTTCACACGGCCTTTGGCCTTCGTTTCTACTCCCTGGGGCTTCTCAAGCTGGCCGGCAACCTGCTGAGTTTCTCAGGTCCCCTGCTTCTGAACCTGCTAGTGAACTTCATGGAGTCCCGGCAGGAGCCCCTGAGGAATGGAGTGCTCTATGCCCTTGGGCTCTTTGCCGGCTCCTTCCTGGGCGCCCTCTTGCGCAGCCAGTTCAGCCACGAGATGAACAAGGTGACGCTGATGGTGCGGGCCACCGTCATCTCTGCCATCTACCGCAAGGCTCTGCGTGTCGGCAGCACCAGCCTTGCCCGCTTCACCGTGGGGGAAATTGTCAACTTCATGAGCACGGACACTAGTAGGTTGGTCAACTTCTACCTCGTCTTCCACGAGGTGTGGAGCATGCCTTTCCAGTTTGCCATTACCCTCTACCTCCTCTACCAGCAAGTGGGGGTAGCCTTTCTGGGAGGCTTGGCCCTGACACTACTGCTTGTGCCGATCAACAAGGTCATAGCTAACTGCATCATGATGAACAACAAGGAGATGCTGAAACACAAGGACACGCGGGTGAAG CTAATGACAGAGTTCCTATGTGGCATTCGTGTGATCAAGTTTTATGCATGGGAGAAGCACTTCAGCGCCAGGATCAATGCCTGCCGGGCTAAAGAGCTGCAGAGGTTAAGAGCCATCAAGTACTTGGATGCTGTGTGCGTGTATCTGTGGGCCGCACTGCCTGTTGTTGTCTCCATTGCCATCTTCATCACCTATGTCCTGTTGGGTCACGAACTCACAGCCACAAAG GTGTTCACAGCATTGGCCCTTGTCGGGATGCTTATTCTCCCCCTCAACAGCTTCCCATGGGTGTTGAATGCGGCCTTGGAAGCCAAAGTTTCCCTGGATCGAATCCAGCGTTTCCTTGATCTCGTGGACCAGGACCTGGAAGCTTATTATGCCCTAG ACAACCCTTCAGGTACTGCTGCTGCCATAGAGATGCAAGGTGCGGCCTTCTTATGGACACCAGCTGAGGAGGAAAGCACCAGTCAGCCCTTATCCACAGGCACCCTGCAACTGTACATTGAGAGCTTGTCAGTGAGAAAG GGGATGCTCCTGGGAGTCGTTGGGAAGGTTGGCTCTGGCAAAAGCTCTCTGCTTGCAGCCATCACTGGAGAACTCATTAA GCAGGGTGGACGGGTGTATGTTTGTGACCTGGAGCAAGGATTTGGTCTGGCCACACAGGAGCCTTGGATACAGTTTACCACTGTCCGAGAGAACATCCTTTTTGGGCGGGAATATGATGCCAGGCTGtacaaggaggtggtggaggccTGTGCCCTCTCTGAGGACCTGAAC ATTCTACCAGCAGGTGACCAGACAGAGGTGGGTGAAAATGGTGTGACACTCAGTGGGGGACAGAAAGCCCGAATAGcccttgccagagcagtttACCAG GAGAAAGAGCTTTACCTCCTTGATGATCCCCTGGCTGCTGTTGATGCAGATGTAGCCAACCACCTTATGCAAAAATGTATTCTGGGAGTtctcaaaaacaaaaccaggatcCTTTGCACGCACAGGACGGAGTTTTTGGAGAAGGCCGATGCCTTGTTGTTGCTAGACAATGGCAGGATAGTTAAGAGAG GCACACCAGCTGACATCCTGCCACTCGTGGAAGCCTTCCCTAAGTTCAAGGATATGGACAAGAAGCAGAAGG CCCCTGATGAACAGGGCCAAGAAGAGGTCAGAGAGACAGAGGCAGAAGAATCAACCCAAACCAATCATCTCATCctcaaagaggaagagaagaaagaaggagcaGTAGCTTTTCAGGTGTACAAGGCATATTGGTTGGCAGTGGGCAGCTGCATGGCATGTTCCATTCTCTTCTCGCTGCTCCTAATGCAAG CATCCAGAAATATCTCAGATTGGTGGCTGTCATACTGGATCTCCAGCATATCTCAGACAGCAAATACCTCTGTGATGGTCTGCTCAGCTTCCTCGccttccccagagctgctgctcttctccaTTGGTGGGCTTGT CTCCCCCATCCAAGCTCTGGACACCAGCCCAGTCCCTTCCAATGGCTCACAGGATGTGAATTTCTACCTGATAGTTTATGGGAGCATTGCAGGGGCCAACTCCCTCTTCACCATTCTCCGggctttcctctttgcttacgGCACGTTCCATGCTGCCACCGTCATTCACGACCGACTGCTCCAGAGGGCTCTAAAG GCCACAGTTACCTTCTTTGACACCACACCAACAGGCCGGATCCTGAACCGCTTCTCCTCAGACCTGTACTGTGTGGATGACAGCCTGCCCTTTATCCTCAATATCTTCCTGTTCAATATGTATGAGCTCTTGGGCATGCTGGTGATAATCACCTATGGCCTCCCTTGGATCGCTCTGGTCTTGCTGCCTCTGGCTGCCCTCTACTTCTCCATCCAGCGCTATTACCGCCGCACATCCCGGGAGCTCAAGCGCCTTTGCAGCATCACCCTGTCTCCTATTTACACTCACTTCTCAGAGACCCTCTCGGGCCTGAGCAGCATCAGAGCCATGCGGGCAACACAGAG GTTTGAGTTGGAGAATCAGGCGCTGCTGGAGCAGAACCAGCACTGCCTCTTTGCCAGCAAGACAGCAGTGCAGTGGCTGGACATCCGCCTGCAGATGATTGGGGTCACTGTGATTACTGCTATTGCAGGAATTGCCATCATCCAGCACCAGAAGCAACTGGGAAATCCAG GACTTGTGGGCCTGGCACTCTCATACGCCCTGTCTATCACAAACCTCCTCTCAGGCCTCATTTCCAACTTCACTCAGACAGAGACCATGATGGTGAGTGTGGAGCGGACAGAGGAATACACCACAGAGATCCCCACAGAGCCCCAAGATAAACTGGTCCAg GTTGCTGCTGACTGGCCAAGCCAGGGGCTTGTGGAGTTCCACCAAGTGGTCCTGGCCTACCGAGCAGGTTTGCCTAATGCCCTTGATGGTGTGACCTTCACTGTTTACCCTGGAGAGAAGGTGGGGATTGTGGGTCGCACAGGATCTGGAAAATCCACCCTTTTCTTGGCCCTTTTCCGCATGCTGGAGCTGAAATCGGGCCGGATTCTCCTGGATGGCATTGAGAGCCAGCTGGTGGGCTTGGAGGAGCTGAG GTCCAGGCTGGCCATCATTCCCCAGGACCCGTTTTTGTTCAGTGGTTCAATCCGAGAGAACCTGGATCCGCAGGGGAAGCGGACGgatgctgagctgcaggaggtgctggagcagtgcCACCTGCGCGACGCTGTGACGCAGCTGG GTGGGTTGTACGGCGAGCtgggggagaagggaaagaatcTGTCGGTGGGACAGAGGCAGCTGATGTGTCTGGCAAGAGCCCTCCTGACACAGGCCAAG GTGCTGTGCATTGACGAGGCCACGGCCAGCGTGGATCAGAAGACagaccagctgctgcagcagaccATCCGCCAGCGCTTCGCCGACACAACCGTTCTGACGATCGCTCACAG GCTCAACACCATCTTGGACTCAGACCGTGTGCTGGTGATGCAAGCTGGGAGAGTGGCAGAGCTGGACTCACCCTCCCGCCTGAGCCAGAGAGATGGCTCCTTGTTCCAGCACCTTCTGCGCAGCGGGCAGCAGTGA
- the ABCC10 gene encoding ATP-binding cassette sub-family C member 10 isoform X4 — protein sequence MAHARPRSSHALQLTSLLVYGIGYLFPAAGRQVFLSINSSWQHDQLISEPEISVPDQQRTAEDGESWLSRFFYVWMNPLMKRGYEGKLNQPQDVCVLPRLLQAARVCDHFYSCWQKKAAPRQAEEETVSLTSPILAGGDGSSSALDSLHRARETVRLFSVLHTAFGLRFYSLGLLKLAGNLLSFSGPLLLNLLVNFMESRQEPLRNGVLYALGLFAGSFLGALLRSQFSHEMNKVTLMVRATVISAIYRKALRVGSTSLARFTVGEIVNFMSTDTSRLVNFYLVFHEVWSMPFQFAITLYLLYQQVGVAFLGGLALTLLLVPINKVIANCIMMNNKEMLKHKDTRVKLMTEFLCGIRVIKFYAWEKHFSARINACRAKELQRLRAIKYLDAVCVYLWAALPVVVSIAIFITYVLLGHELTATKVFTALALVGMLILPLNSFPWVLNAALEAKVSLDRIQRFLDLVDQDLEAYYALDNPSGTAAAIEMQGAAFLWTPAEEESTSQPLSTGTLQLYIESLSVRKGMLLGVVGKVGSGKSSLLAAITGELIKQGGRVYVCDLEQGFGLATQEPWIQFTTVRENILFGREYDARLYKEVVEACALSEDLNILPAGDQTEVGENGVTLSGGQKARIALARAVYQEKELYLLDDPLAAVDADVANHLMQKCILGVLKNKTRILCTHRTEFLEKADALLLLDNGRIVKRGTPADILPLVEAFPKFKDMDKKQKAPDEQGQEEVRETEAEESTQTNHLILKEEEKKEGAVAFQVYKAYWLAVGSCMACSILFSLLLMQASRNISDWWLSYWISSISQTANTSVMVCSASSPSPELLLFSIGGLVSPIQALDTSPVPSNGSQDVNFYLIVYGSIAGANSLFTILRAFLFAYGTFHAATVIHDRLLQRALKATVTFFDTTPTGRILNRFSSDLYCVDDSLPFILNIFLFNMYELLGMLVIITYGLPWIALVLLPLAALYFSIQRYYRRTSRELKRLCSITLSPIYTHFSETLSGLSSIRAMRATQRFELENQALLEQNQHCLFASKTAVQWLDIRLQMIGVTVITAIAGIAIIQHQKQLGNPGLVGLALSYALSITNLLSGLISNFTQTETMMVSVERTEEYTTEIPTEPQDKLVQVAADWPSQGLVEFHQVVLAYRAGLPNALDGVTFTVYPGEKVGIVGRTGSGKSTLFLALFRMLELKSGRILLDGIESQLVGLEELRSRLAIIPQDPFLFSGSIRENLDPQGKRTDAELQEVLEQCHLRDAVTQLGGLYGELGEKGKNLSVGQRQLMCLARALLTQAKVLCIDEATASVDQKTDQLLQQTIRQRFADTTVLTIAHRLNTILDSDRVLVMQAGRVAELDSPSRLSQRDGSLFQHLLRSGQQ from the exons ATGGCTCACGCACGGCCTCGCTCTTCTCATGCTCTGCAG CTGACCTCTCTGCTCGTGTATGGGATAGGCTacctcttccctgctgctggccgacAAGTCTTCCTCTCCATCAATAGCTCCTGGCAACATGACCAGCTCATCTCAGAGCCAGAGATCTCGGTGCCTGATCAGCAAAGGACAGCAGAAGATGGTGAGAGCTGGCTCTCACGCTTCTTTTATGTTTGGATGAACCCTCTTATGAAACGTGGCTATGAGGGGAAGCTGAACCAGCCGCAGGATGTCTGTGTGCTTCCTCgcctgctccaggctgccagGGTCTGCGATCACTTCTACTCTTGCTGGCAGAAGAAGGCAGCTCCACGCCAAGCAGAGGAGGAGACAGTGTCTCTCACTAGCCCAATCCTTGCTGGAGGTGACGGGAGCAGCAGTGCCCTGGACAGCTTGCACCGTGCCCGGGAGACTGTGCGGCTCTTCTCAGTCCTTCACACGGCCTTTGGCCTTCGTTTCTACTCCCTGGGGCTTCTCAAGCTGGCCGGCAACCTGCTGAGTTTCTCAGGTCCCCTGCTTCTGAACCTGCTAGTGAACTTCATGGAGTCCCGGCAGGAGCCCCTGAGGAATGGAGTGCTCTATGCCCTTGGGCTCTTTGCCGGCTCCTTCCTGGGCGCCCTCTTGCGCAGCCAGTTCAGCCACGAGATGAACAAGGTGACGCTGATGGTGCGGGCCACCGTCATCTCTGCCATCTACCGCAAGGCTCTGCGTGTCGGCAGCACCAGCCTTGCCCGCTTCACCGTGGGGGAAATTGTCAACTTCATGAGCACGGACACTAGTAGGTTGGTCAACTTCTACCTCGTCTTCCACGAGGTGTGGAGCATGCCTTTCCAGTTTGCCATTACCCTCTACCTCCTCTACCAGCAAGTGGGGGTAGCCTTTCTGGGAGGCTTGGCCCTGACACTACTGCTTGTGCCGATCAACAAGGTCATAGCTAACTGCATCATGATGAACAACAAGGAGATGCTGAAACACAAGGACACGCGGGTGAAG CTAATGACAGAGTTCCTATGTGGCATTCGTGTGATCAAGTTTTATGCATGGGAGAAGCACTTCAGCGCCAGGATCAATGCCTGCCGGGCTAAAGAGCTGCAGAGGTTAAGAGCCATCAAGTACTTGGATGCTGTGTGCGTGTATCTGTGGGCCGCACTGCCTGTTGTTGTCTCCATTGCCATCTTCATCACCTATGTCCTGTTGGGTCACGAACTCACAGCCACAAAG GTGTTCACAGCATTGGCCCTTGTCGGGATGCTTATTCTCCCCCTCAACAGCTTCCCATGGGTGTTGAATGCGGCCTTGGAAGCCAAAGTTTCCCTGGATCGAATCCAGCGTTTCCTTGATCTCGTGGACCAGGACCTGGAAGCTTATTATGCCCTAG ACAACCCTTCAGGTACTGCTGCTGCCATAGAGATGCAAGGTGCGGCCTTCTTATGGACACCAGCTGAGGAGGAAAGCACCAGTCAGCCCTTATCCACAGGCACCCTGCAACTGTACATTGAGAGCTTGTCAGTGAGAAAG GGGATGCTCCTGGGAGTCGTTGGGAAGGTTGGCTCTGGCAAAAGCTCTCTGCTTGCAGCCATCACTGGAGAACTCATTAA GCAGGGTGGACGGGTGTATGTTTGTGACCTGGAGCAAGGATTTGGTCTGGCCACACAGGAGCCTTGGATACAGTTTACCACTGTCCGAGAGAACATCCTTTTTGGGCGGGAATATGATGCCAGGCTGtacaaggaggtggtggaggccTGTGCCCTCTCTGAGGACCTGAAC ATTCTACCAGCAGGTGACCAGACAGAGGTGGGTGAAAATGGTGTGACACTCAGTGGGGGACAGAAAGCCCGAATAGcccttgccagagcagtttACCAG GAGAAAGAGCTTTACCTCCTTGATGATCCCCTGGCTGCTGTTGATGCAGATGTAGCCAACCACCTTATGCAAAAATGTATTCTGGGAGTtctcaaaaacaaaaccaggatcCTTTGCACGCACAGGACGGAGTTTTTGGAGAAGGCCGATGCCTTGTTGTTGCTAGACAATGGCAGGATAGTTAAGAGAG GCACACCAGCTGACATCCTGCCACTCGTGGAAGCCTTCCCTAAGTTCAAGGATATGGACAAGAAGCAGAAGG CCCCTGATGAACAGGGCCAAGAAGAGGTCAGAGAGACAGAGGCAGAAGAATCAACCCAAACCAATCATCTCATCctcaaagaggaagagaagaaagaaggagcaGTAGCTTTTCAGGTGTACAAGGCATATTGGTTGGCAGTGGGCAGCTGCATGGCATGTTCCATTCTCTTCTCGCTGCTCCTAATGCAAG CATCCAGAAATATCTCAGATTGGTGGCTGTCATACTGGATCTCCAGCATATCTCAGACAGCAAATACCTCTGTGATGGTCTGCTCAGCTTCCTCGccttccccagagctgctgctcttctccaTTGGTGGGCTTGT CTCCCCCATCCAAGCTCTGGACACCAGCCCAGTCCCTTCCAATGGCTCACAGGATGTGAATTTCTACCTGATAGTTTATGGGAGCATTGCAGGGGCCAACTCCCTCTTCACCATTCTCCGggctttcctctttgcttacgGCACGTTCCATGCTGCCACCGTCATTCACGACCGACTGCTCCAGAGGGCTCTAAAG GCCACAGTTACCTTCTTTGACACCACACCAACAGGCCGGATCCTGAACCGCTTCTCCTCAGACCTGTACTGTGTGGATGACAGCCTGCCCTTTATCCTCAATATCTTCCTGTTCAATATGTATGAGCTCTTGGGCATGCTGGTGATAATCACCTATGGCCTCCCTTGGATCGCTCTGGTCTTGCTGCCTCTGGCTGCCCTCTACTTCTCCATCCAGCGCTATTACCGCCGCACATCCCGGGAGCTCAAGCGCCTTTGCAGCATCACCCTGTCTCCTATTTACACTCACTTCTCAGAGACCCTCTCGGGCCTGAGCAGCATCAGAGCCATGCGGGCAACACAGAG GTTTGAGTTGGAGAATCAGGCGCTGCTGGAGCAGAACCAGCACTGCCTCTTTGCCAGCAAGACAGCAGTGCAGTGGCTGGACATCCGCCTGCAGATGATTGGGGTCACTGTGATTACTGCTATTGCAGGAATTGCCATCATCCAGCACCAGAAGCAACTGGGAAATCCAG GACTTGTGGGCCTGGCACTCTCATACGCCCTGTCTATCACAAACCTCCTCTCAGGCCTCATTTCCAACTTCACTCAGACAGAGACCATGATGGTGAGTGTGGAGCGGACAGAGGAATACACCACAGAGATCCCCACAGAGCCCCAAGATAAACTGGTCCAg GTTGCTGCTGACTGGCCAAGCCAGGGGCTTGTGGAGTTCCACCAAGTGGTCCTGGCCTACCGAGCAGGTTTGCCTAATGCCCTTGATGGTGTGACCTTCACTGTTTACCCTGGAGAGAAGGTGGGGATTGTGGGTCGCACAGGATCTGGAAAATCCACCCTTTTCTTGGCCCTTTTCCGCATGCTGGAGCTGAAATCGGGCCGGATTCTCCTGGATGGCATTGAGAGCCAGCTGGTGGGCTTGGAGGAGCTGAG GTCCAGGCTGGCCATCATTCCCCAGGACCCGTTTTTGTTCAGTGGTTCAATCCGAGAGAACCTGGATCCGCAGGGGAAGCGGACGgatgctgagctgcaggaggtgctggagcagtgcCACCTGCGCGACGCTGTGACGCAGCTGG GTGGGTTGTACGGCGAGCtgggggagaagggaaagaatcTGTCGGTGGGACAGAGGCAGCTGATGTGTCTGGCAAGAGCCCTCCTGACACAGGCCAAG GTGCTGTGCATTGACGAGGCCACGGCCAGCGTGGATCAGAAGACagaccagctgctgcagcagaccATCCGCCAGCGCTTCGCCGACACAACCGTTCTGACGATCGCTCACAG GCTCAACACCATCTTGGACTCAGACCGTGTGCTGGTGATGCAAGCTGGGAGAGTGGCAGAGCTGGACTCACCCTCCCGCCTGAGCCAGAGAGATGGCTCCTTGTTCCAGCACCTTCTGCGCAGCGGGCAGCAGTGA